In Capillimicrobium parvum, a genomic segment contains:
- a CDS encoding VOC family protein, which yields MIRIATAQLWVHDQDEALAFYTQKLGFEVRVDVTMPEMGNFRWVTVGPAGQPDIDIVLMAIPGAPMIDEQTGRQIRDLMAKGLAGTVFLTTEDCRASYEELRARGVEFTEAPEERPYGIDSGFRDPSGNSLRLTQIVGDLAAL from the coding sequence ATGATCAGGATCGCCACCGCCCAGCTCTGGGTGCACGACCAGGACGAGGCGCTCGCCTTCTACACGCAGAAGCTCGGCTTCGAGGTTCGCGTCGACGTCACGATGCCCGAGATGGGCAACTTCCGCTGGGTCACGGTCGGCCCGGCCGGCCAGCCGGACATCGACATCGTCCTCATGGCCATCCCCGGCGCGCCGATGATCGACGAGCAGACGGGTCGTCAGATCCGCGACCTCATGGCCAAGGGCCTGGCGGGCACGGTCTTCCTGACCACGGAGGACTGCCGGGCCTCCTACGAGGAGCTGCGCGCCCGCGGCGTCGAGTTCACCGAGGCGCCCGAGGAGCGCCCCTACGGCATCGACTCGGGCTTCCGCGACCCGTCGGGCAACAGCCTGCGCCTCACCCAGATCGTCGGCGACCTCGCCGCGCTCTAG
- a CDS encoding helix-turn-helix domain-containing protein, producing the protein MAFVPPARHLLRARDVADSRYLDPLTVDDLAAAAGLSRAHFSREFRRAFGVSPHGYLLTRRLERAAALLRTTDRSVADVCFSVGLQSVGSFTSSFTRTFGVSPTAYRAQHPPASRYALVPTCVVRFYGRPQHRTSGEDSAAPSV; encoded by the coding sequence ATGGCGTTCGTCCCGCCCGCCCGCCATCTGCTCCGCGCCCGGGACGTCGCCGACTCGCGCTACCTGGACCCGCTCACGGTCGACGACCTCGCGGCTGCCGCGGGCCTCTCGCGCGCGCACTTCAGCCGCGAGTTCCGCCGCGCGTTCGGCGTGTCGCCCCACGGATACCTGCTCACCCGCCGCCTCGAGCGCGCCGCGGCCCTGCTGCGTACGACCGACCGCTCCGTGGCGGACGTCTGCTTCTCGGTGGGCCTGCAGAGCGTCGGCTCGTTCACCTCGAGCTTCACCCGCACGTTCGGCGTGTCGCCGACGGCGTACCGCGCGCAGCATCCGCCGGCGTCCCGGTACGCGCTCGTGCCGACCTGCGTCGTGCGCTTCTACGGCCGCCCGCAACACCGCACATCTGGAGAAGACAGCGCGGCGCCCTCGGTCTAG
- a CDS encoding NAD(P)/FAD-dependent oxidoreductase: MAHSLWMDTLAEPVVPRPAVSGDVMCDVAVVGAGFIGLWTAYSLVRADPSLRVVVVEAQHAGYGAAGRNAGFVSAGISGEARAYAPRGGMDGVVRAERAMVEAVDEVGRVVAEEDIDCGWVKSGSLRIATSRPQLERLHAGIDGRRARGLGEGDMWMLSAREVGERVRIPGVLGGAFTPHCARVHPGRLVRGLAAACVRRGVTLHEGSPARLVEGRRVVCPGGTVRAEMVVRATESYTVRLPGRRRAYLPVFSHMLATEPLPGDVWARIGWAGCEPVADQRHLFAYGQRTVDGRIAMGGRGAPYRPGSRIRVADEVRPAVLARIEEALRRWFPAAAGAAITHRWGGPLAIPRDWSMSIGCDRAAGLAWAGGLSGHGIVAANVCGRTLADLIRGERTPLTALPWVGHASPPWEPEPLRMLGARGVAAVLASADRDEDATQRPARRAKLVARWTPGR, encoded by the coding sequence GTGGCCCACAGCCTCTGGATGGACACCCTGGCCGAGCCGGTGGTCCCGCGGCCCGCGGTCTCGGGCGACGTCATGTGCGACGTCGCCGTGGTGGGCGCCGGGTTCATCGGCCTGTGGACCGCGTACAGCCTCGTGCGCGCCGACCCGTCGCTGCGGGTCGTGGTGGTCGAGGCGCAGCATGCGGGCTACGGGGCGGCGGGGCGCAACGCGGGCTTCGTCTCGGCCGGCATCTCCGGCGAGGCGCGCGCGTACGCGCCGCGGGGCGGGATGGACGGCGTGGTGCGCGCCGAGCGGGCGATGGTCGAGGCGGTCGACGAGGTGGGCCGGGTCGTCGCCGAGGAGGACATCGACTGCGGGTGGGTCAAGAGCGGCTCGCTGCGCATCGCGACGAGCCGCCCGCAGCTCGAGCGGCTGCACGCGGGGATCGACGGGCGGCGCGCGCGGGGGCTCGGCGAGGGCGACATGTGGATGCTCAGCGCGCGCGAGGTGGGCGAGCGCGTGCGGATCCCCGGCGTGCTCGGCGGCGCGTTCACGCCGCACTGCGCTCGGGTGCACCCGGGGCGGCTCGTGCGCGGGCTCGCCGCCGCGTGCGTGCGGCGCGGCGTGACGCTGCACGAGGGCAGCCCGGCGCGGCTCGTCGAGGGCCGGCGGGTCGTGTGCCCCGGCGGGACCGTTCGGGCGGAGATGGTGGTCCGGGCGACCGAGTCCTACACGGTGCGCCTGCCCGGGCGGCGGCGGGCGTACCTGCCGGTGTTCAGCCACATGCTCGCCACGGAGCCGCTGCCGGGCGACGTGTGGGCGCGGATCGGGTGGGCGGGCTGCGAGCCCGTCGCCGACCAGCGCCACCTCTTCGCCTACGGGCAGCGCACGGTCGACGGCCGGATCGCGATGGGCGGGCGCGGCGCGCCGTACCGGCCGGGCAGCCGCATCCGGGTCGCCGACGAGGTGCGCCCCGCGGTTCTCGCGCGCATCGAGGAGGCGCTGCGGCGCTGGTTTCCCGCGGCGGCGGGCGCGGCGATCACGCATCGCTGGGGCGGGCCGCTGGCGATCCCGCGCGACTGGTCGATGTCCATCGGCTGCGATCGCGCGGCGGGGCTCGCGTGGGCGGGCGGGCTGAGCGGCCACGGCATCGTCGCGGCGAACGTCTGCGGGCGCACCCTGGCCGACCTCATCCGGGGCGAGCGGACGCCGCTGACCGCGCTGCCGTGGGTCGGCCACGCGAGCCCGCCGTGGGAGCCGGAGCCGCTGCGGATGCTCGGGGCGCGCGGGGTCGCCGCGGTGCTGGCGAGCGCGGACCGCGACGAGGACGCGACGCAGCGCCCGGCGCGGCGGGCGAAGCTCGTGGCGCGGTGGACGCCGGGACGCTGA
- a CDS encoding GntR family transcriptional regulator encodes MPISRPPAGSERIGASLDRTSFVPLYYQLQEVLKEQIESGIWSPGESLPSEPELARRFGVSRVVVRQALAILEDDRQIVRIKGRGTFVAEPKLDARAGGLSRLLVRPRAGHVTIQVLDLRVAGVEDSIRAELAAGAGEEIVRLTTLLSLRGVPLSISYSFFRRSDAGWLERVAHPGRNLPGDLVLADQGIELAHARIAVETSQCGQFEADRFGIPHRSPVFLAVCTEFCRAASGSTRPIEVARVEYRGDLLRFRLELSPSSADGMQAVWELTEPEAVSRPGAG; translated from the coding sequence ATGCCGATCTCCCGGCCGCCAGCGGGATCCGAGCGGATCGGGGCGAGCCTTGATCGCACCAGCTTCGTGCCGCTGTACTACCAGCTGCAAGAGGTCCTCAAGGAGCAGATCGAGTCCGGGATCTGGTCGCCGGGAGAGTCGCTTCCGTCCGAGCCCGAGCTGGCCCGCCGCTTCGGCGTGAGCCGCGTGGTGGTACGTCAGGCGCTCGCGATCCTTGAGGACGACCGCCAGATCGTGCGCATCAAGGGCCGCGGGACGTTCGTGGCCGAGCCGAAGCTCGATGCGCGCGCGGGCGGCCTGTCGCGGCTGCTCGTCCGCCCGCGCGCCGGCCACGTCACCATCCAGGTGCTCGACCTGCGGGTCGCCGGGGTGGAGGACTCCATCCGAGCGGAGCTCGCGGCCGGCGCCGGCGAGGAGATCGTGCGCCTCACGACCCTGCTGTCGCTGCGCGGCGTTCCCCTCAGCATCAGCTACTCGTTCTTCCGGCGCTCGGACGCCGGCTGGCTCGAGCGCGTCGCCCATCCGGGTCGCAACCTGCCGGGGGATCTCGTGCTCGCCGACCAGGGGATCGAGCTCGCCCATGCCCGCATCGCGGTCGAGACGAGCCAGTGCGGGCAGTTCGAGGCCGATCGCTTCGGCATCCCGCACCGCTCGCCGGTGTTCCTGGCCGTGTGCACCGAGTTCTGTCGCGCCGCATCCGGGTCCACGCGCCCGATCGAGGTGGCCCGGGTCGAGTACCGGGGCGACCTCCTGCGCTTCCGGCTGGAGCTCTCGCCGTCGTCCGCGGACGGAATGCAGGCCGTGTGGGAGTTGACGGAGCCCGAGGCCGTCAGCCGGCCGGGCGCGGGCTGA
- a CDS encoding APC family permease, which produces MAQPIADEQQLEEFGYKQELPRVLRLWTNWAIGFAFISPIVGLYTVVALGASTAGPAWVWSIPVVIVGQLLVALVYAQLAARWPIAGGIYQWSRRLVGPRYGWWAGWFYIWALILTLSTVAYGGGGFLGQLVGIDAPTTGQSIMLALAMMCITTAVNVVGLGLLRYTVNIGIACEAVASVGIGIALILFARQQPISVLTDTGGVAGGGDYFPAFIAAVAIAGWVLLGFDACGSVAEETRDAARQVPKAIVMSILCVGLVDLIAAFALVLGNPDLGAMVSGEQSDPVSAAVVAGLGSWAETPFLIVVVTSFIACGIAVQGATVRVVFSYSRDGMFPLARLWRKVAHWNRSPVYATLLVAGLASIAFAYANVLSVLVAFATGAYYVGFLAPVAAALYLRFRGRWLDVSGPFSVRGRLGYAINIAAAAWLVFETINIAWPRYGDLPWWQNWAFVIGMSAFGIVGLMYFLARRPDRRFQEGAATMGEDPAMAPATAPPVPVSTSEDDRQPA; this is translated from the coding sequence ATGGCGCAACCGATCGCCGACGAGCAACAGCTCGAGGAGTTCGGCTACAAGCAGGAGCTGCCGCGCGTGCTGCGGCTGTGGACCAACTGGGCGATCGGCTTCGCCTTCATCTCGCCGATCGTCGGGCTGTACACGGTGGTCGCCCTCGGGGCCTCGACCGCGGGGCCCGCGTGGGTCTGGAGCATCCCGGTCGTCATCGTCGGCCAGCTCCTCGTCGCGCTCGTGTACGCGCAGCTCGCCGCACGGTGGCCCATCGCCGGCGGCATCTACCAGTGGTCGCGCCGGCTCGTCGGCCCGCGCTACGGCTGGTGGGCCGGGTGGTTCTACATCTGGGCGCTCATCCTTACGCTGTCGACGGTCGCCTACGGCGGCGGTGGGTTCCTCGGCCAGCTCGTCGGCATCGATGCCCCCACCACGGGGCAGTCGATCATGCTGGCGCTGGCGATGATGTGCATCACGACGGCGGTCAACGTCGTCGGCCTCGGCCTCCTGCGCTACACCGTGAACATCGGTATCGCCTGCGAGGCGGTCGCCAGCGTCGGCATCGGCATCGCGCTCATCCTGTTCGCGCGCCAGCAGCCGATCAGCGTGCTCACCGACACGGGCGGCGTGGCCGGCGGCGGCGACTACTTCCCGGCCTTCATCGCGGCCGTCGCGATCGCCGGATGGGTCCTGCTCGGCTTCGATGCGTGCGGCAGCGTCGCCGAGGAGACCCGCGACGCCGCCCGGCAGGTCCCCAAGGCGATCGTCATGTCGATCCTGTGCGTCGGCCTCGTCGACCTGATCGCGGCCTTCGCACTCGTGCTCGGCAACCCCGACCTGGGGGCGATGGTCTCCGGCGAGCAGAGCGATCCGGTGTCGGCGGCGGTCGTCGCCGGGCTCGGGAGCTGGGCTGAGACGCCGTTCCTCATCGTGGTCGTGACGTCGTTCATCGCGTGCGGGATCGCCGTGCAGGGCGCGACCGTCCGCGTCGTCTTCTCCTACTCCCGCGACGGCATGTTCCCGCTGGCGCGGCTCTGGCGGAAGGTCGCGCACTGGAACCGCTCGCCGGTCTACGCGACCCTGCTGGTGGCCGGTCTCGCGTCGATCGCGTTCGCGTACGCCAACGTGCTGAGCGTGCTCGTGGCGTTCGCGACGGGCGCGTACTACGTCGGGTTCCTCGCGCCGGTCGCGGCGGCGCTCTACCTGCGGTTCCGCGGCCGCTGGCTCGACGTCAGCGGGCCCTTCTCGGTCCGAGGGCGCCTCGGCTACGCCATCAACATCGCGGCCGCGGCCTGGCTCGTGTTCGAGACGATCAACATCGCGTGGCCCCGCTACGGCGACCTGCCGTGGTGGCAGAACTGGGCGTTCGTGATCGGGATGAGCGCCTTCGGCATCGTCGGCCTCATGTACTTCCTCGCGCGCCGCCCCGACCGGAGGTTCCAGGAGGGCGCCGCCACGATGGGCGAGGACCCGGCGATGGCCCCCGCCACGGCGCCGCCCGTGCCCGTCTCCACCTCAGAAGACGACCGCCAGCCCGCGTGA
- a CDS encoding agmatinase family protein codes for MQALKRLADIKDRREREQLERGLDLGLAAAPSVNDRTISTFSRGQQPAFAGINTFLKAPYCENIRDVGKYDVAIIGAPFDMGTTYRAGCRFGPQAVRRISALYDSYNADMAVDLYEELNLCDAGDIFVIPSNIEKSFDQIDRAVSFVHEQGVFPVVIGGDHSIGYPDVRALAPHIDGRIGIIHLDRHIDIQERDMDERMHTTPWFHATDIPNAPASNLVQMGIGGWYGSRPGMKVARDRQSTVITISDVEELGIEKAVEVALECAWKDADAVFLSFDIDSIDAGFVPGTGSPEPGGLLPREALKALRMVAREGICGMEVVEIAPPYDVSDMTAQLGCRAIMDVLGTLVEEGYLGSRRKDEPERERINVS; via the coding sequence ATGCAAGCGCTCAAGCGCCTCGCCGACATCAAGGACCGCCGGGAACGCGAGCAGCTCGAGCGCGGGCTCGATCTCGGGCTCGCCGCGGCCCCGTCGGTCAACGACCGCACGATCTCGACGTTCTCGCGCGGCCAGCAGCCGGCGTTCGCGGGCATCAACACGTTCCTGAAGGCGCCCTACTGCGAGAACATCCGCGACGTCGGCAAGTACGACGTCGCGATCATCGGCGCGCCGTTCGACATGGGCACGACGTACCGCGCCGGCTGCCGGTTCGGCCCCCAGGCCGTCCGCCGCATCTCCGCGCTCTACGACTCCTACAACGCCGACATGGCCGTCGACCTCTACGAGGAGCTCAACCTCTGCGACGCCGGCGACATCTTCGTCATCCCGTCGAACATCGAGAAGTCGTTCGACCAGATCGATCGAGCCGTCTCCTTCGTCCACGAGCAGGGCGTCTTCCCCGTCGTCATCGGCGGCGACCACTCGATCGGCTACCCCGACGTGCGCGCGCTCGCCCCGCACATCGACGGTCGCATCGGGATCATCCACCTCGACCGCCACATCGACATCCAGGAACGCGACATGGACGAGCGGATGCACACGACGCCGTGGTTCCATGCCACCGACATCCCGAACGCTCCGGCCAGCAACCTCGTCCAGATGGGCATCGGCGGCTGGTACGGCTCGCGCCCCGGCATGAAGGTGGCCCGCGACCGCCAGTCGACCGTGATCACGATCTCCGACGTCGAGGAGCTCGGCATCGAGAAGGCCGTGGAGGTCGCGCTCGAGTGCGCGTGGAAGGACGCCGACGCGGTCTTCCTCTCGTTCGACATCGACTCCATCGACGCCGGGTTCGTCCCCGGCACCGGCTCGCCCGAGCCGGGCGGCCTGCTGCCGCGCGAGGCCCTGAAGGCGCTGCGCATGGTCGCGCGCGAGGGGATCTGCGGCATGGAGGTCGTGGAGATCGCCCCGCCGTACGACGTGTCGGACATGACCGCCCAGCTCGGCTGCCGCGCGATCATGGACGTGCTCGGCACCCTCGTCGAAGAGGGCTACCTGGGATCGCGCCGCAAGGACGAGCCCGAGCGCGAGCGGATCAACGTCTCCTGA
- the nicT gene encoding Nickel transporter NicT produces the protein MLSRAEWTRVAAMAAVVVGLHVVGFGLLFAVVVPAHLDMGTAGVFTAGVGLTAYALGLRHAFDADHIAAIDNTTRKLMADGQRPLSVGFFFSLGHSTVVFVLAFLFSIGVRAVVGPVADDSSALHQITGVIGPSVSGTFLLVIAAINLAVLVGIVRAVRASRRGRCTGEELAARLACGGVSARLFSRVTRTITRPWQMYPLGLLFGLGFDTATEIALLFLAGGAAGAGLPWYAVLCLPVLFAAGMSLLDTIDGSFMNFAYGWAFSNPVRKVYYNLTVTGLSVMVALVIGSIEIAAVLADRLGLSGSIWDLATGADLNSVGYVVAGLFVVTWAAAILVWRVGRIEERWALPEAGAGTTRPPPRN, from the coding sequence ATGCTCAGCCGGGCCGAGTGGACCCGGGTCGCGGCCATGGCCGCCGTCGTCGTCGGCCTGCACGTCGTCGGCTTCGGGCTGCTGTTCGCCGTGGTCGTCCCCGCGCACCTCGACATGGGGACGGCCGGCGTCTTCACGGCGGGCGTGGGCCTGACCGCGTACGCCCTCGGCCTGCGCCACGCCTTCGACGCCGATCACATCGCGGCGATCGACAACACCACCCGCAAGCTGATGGCCGACGGCCAGCGGCCGCTGAGCGTCGGGTTCTTCTTCTCGCTCGGCCACTCGACCGTCGTGTTCGTCCTGGCGTTCCTGTTCAGCATCGGCGTGCGCGCCGTGGTGGGGCCCGTCGCCGACGACAGCTCGGCGCTGCACCAGATCACGGGCGTGATCGGCCCGTCGGTCTCCGGGACGTTCCTGCTCGTGATCGCCGCGATCAACCTCGCCGTCCTGGTCGGGATCGTGCGGGCCGTCCGGGCGAGCCGGCGAGGCCGCTGCACGGGCGAGGAGCTCGCCGCGCGGCTGGCGTGCGGAGGCGTCTCCGCACGCCTCTTCTCCCGGGTGACGCGGACGATCACCCGGCCGTGGCAGATGTACCCGCTCGGCCTCCTGTTCGGGCTCGGGTTCGACACGGCCACCGAGATCGCGCTGCTGTTCCTCGCCGGCGGCGCCGCCGGGGCGGGACTCCCGTGGTACGCCGTGCTCTGCCTGCCGGTCCTGTTCGCCGCCGGGATGTCCCTCCTGGACACGATCGACGGCTCGTTCATGAACTTCGCGTACGGGTGGGCATTCTCCAACCCGGTCCGCAAGGTCTACTACAACCTCACCGTCACCGGACTCTCCGTCATGGTCGCGCTCGTGATCGGCTCGATCGAGATCGCCGCGGTGCTGGCCGACCGCCTCGGACTGTCGGGCAGCATCTGGGACCTCGCCACGGGCGCCGACCTCAACTCGGTCGGCTACGTCGTCGCGGGGCTGTTCGTGGTGACGTGGGCCGCCGCGATCCTGGTGTGGCGGGTCGGGCGGATCGAAGAGCGGTGGGCGCTCCCGGAGGCCGGCGCGGGGACGACCCGGCCGCCACCCCGGAACTGA